TTGCATTAGCTACATGCCTCAAAACAATGAGTGATGTATGATAATAGTTTATCACTTTACTGGCGTCGTCCAACTCTTCAGGAGTAGCCGAGGACGCAACCTGCTTCTTGTTCCCTCCCGAACAAGAAGCCAGCAAGAAAGCACCAACAAGTGCCCCTAACAATAAGATTCTTTTCTTCATAATGTTCAGTTTATTAAGTCTTTCGTACTATAACAATAAAAATCGTTTTTTGTTATAACCAAACAATACATATCGGATAAGTTAAAAAAGAACAGGAAAGTCCCAGATATTATCGACAATGATTAAGGAATAAACAATCAAAAAGGTATAAAAACAAAAAATGGCTACTCATCGCGAGCAACCAATCTTTTGTTAACCTTAAATCTAATACTTATGAAAAAAACACAGTACAAAGGTACTAACTTCCACATAAATAGCAAATTTCAGCTCCCAAACAAGCAATAATATAACACGGTTTAATACTCGCCGAATCGCATTAACATTTCAGACTTTACACGTTAACATTTAACATATTCATTCACAATCTGGGAAACGAAAAGCCTGAAGAATAACCAACACTCATTATTTTCAATGTTCGCTCAAATTTAAGGGCATAAAAAAAGGCTATCTATCCCAGACAGCCAATCTTTTGTTAACCTTAAATCTAATACTATGAAAAACACAGTACAAAGATACGGACTTTCGGCTTATCTCCAAATTTATCGGGCAAAATGGGGTATCTTATAACATGGTTTAATAGAATCGGAATCCGATTAACATATAAACAGAACAACGTTAACATTTAACAGTTTTCTTAAATATATAGGAGCGAAAAACTAAGAGAGATGCAAAAGTTTTCAAACTGGTTATCGAATCTTATTAAAGAGAGTTTAAGGTAAGTAACAAATCCTCCACCCGCTTGTTTAGGATAGAAGGTAACCATCAAATTCTCATTATATGAATAGATTCGAAAATAAGGCAGTCATCATCACCGGTGCTGCCGGCGGCATTGGCGAAGCAACCACACGCCGCATTGTTTCTGAAGGCGGTAAAGTAGTCATTGCCGACCACTCCAAAGAAAAAGCGGAGCAACTTGCTGCCGAACTCACTCAATCGGGGGCTGACGTACGTCCCATTTATTTCTCCGCTACCGAACTGCAAAGCTGCAAAGAGCTGATTGACTTTGCAATGAAAGAGTACGGACAAGTGGACATATTGATTAACAACGTAGGCGGAACCGACCCAAAACGTGACTTGGGTATTGAGAAACTGGATATTAACTACTTCGATGAAGTATTTCATCTGAACCTCTGCTGCACCATGTATCTCTCCCAACAAGTGATTCCTATCATGGTGGCGCACGGCGGCGGAAATATCGTAAACGTGGCATCTATCAGCGGAATGACTGCCGACGCCAACGGAACTTTATACGGAGCCAGCAAAGCAGGTGTCATCAACCTGACTAAATATATCGCCACCCAACTGGGCAAGAAGAATATCCGTTGCAACGCCGTAGCACCCGGACTGATACTGACTCCCGCCGCTCTGGATAATCTGAATGAGGACGTCCGCAACATCTTTTTGGGACAATGCGCCACGCCTTATTTGGGTGAACCGGAAGATGTGGCAGCTACCATTGCCTTTCTCGCCTCGAATGACGCCCGGTATATCACCGGACAAACAATCGTCGTAGACGGCGGACTGACCACCCATAATCCAACCGTGGAATTATCATAAAACAATATCGAACGGTACATCGCACGCCTCAAGTAGTTAAGTACAAACGGACAGCCTGCCCCGTCTATGCAGCAGAGATGATTTTAACTTCCGGTGATAAGGTATTTGCAGCTAAGTCAATCGGATATAGCAGCCCGGAGGGAAGCTACGGAAATATAACAGAGGACACTTCTTTACCCACAACTGCACTACATATCATTAAAAACATAATGATATATATCCAATAACAGGATTACATATATCATCAAAATTAAACTTTGCTGTGCCACACTTCTACCACCCCGTTGGCACAGTCGTGCCATGCCTATGTCACAGTTGTGACAGCACG
The nucleotide sequence above comes from Bacteroides caccae. Encoded proteins:
- the hdhA gene encoding 7alpha-hydroxysteroid dehydrogenase encodes the protein MNRFENKAVIITGAAGGIGEATTRRIVSEGGKVVIADHSKEKAEQLAAELTQSGADVRPIYFSATELQSCKELIDFAMKEYGQVDILINNVGGTDPKRDLGIEKLDINYFDEVFHLNLCCTMYLSQQVIPIMVAHGGGNIVNVASISGMTADANGTLYGASKAGVINLTKYIATQLGKKNIRCNAVAPGLILTPAALDNLNEDVRNIFLGQCATPYLGEPEDVAATIAFLASNDARYITGQTIVVDGGLTTHNPTVELS